One Glutamicibacter mishrai genomic window carries:
- the groES gene encoding co-chaperone GroES, protein MSVSIKPLEDRIVIKQVEAVTTTASGLVIPDSAKEKPQEGTVVAVGPGRIDDKGNRVPVDVAEGDVVLYSKYGGTEVKVGNEEYLVLSARDVLAVVVK, encoded by the coding sequence ATGTCTGTCTCCATCAAGCCGCTCGAAGACCGCATTGTCATCAAGCAGGTCGAAGCCGTTACCACCACCGCTTCGGGCCTGGTTATCCCAGACTCCGCCAAGGAAAAGCCACAGGAAGGCACCGTTGTTGCAGTAGGCCCAGGCCGCATTGACGACAAGGGCAACCGCGTTCCTGTAGACGTTGCTGAAGGCGACGTAGTTCTGTACTCGAAGTACGGCGGAACCGAGGTCAAGGTCGGCAACGAAGAGTACCTGGTGCTCTCGGCTCGCGACGTACTGGCAGTTGTCGTAAAGTAA
- a CDS encoding amino acid permease, with protein sequence MQRTTMTSSNQSPSGSAAVKDPAPLAQNQLKRGMSSRHLQMIAIGGSIGTGLFVASGGTIAQAGPGGALVAYAAVGLMVYLLMQSLGEMTAKIPVAGSFQTFATRFVSPSFGFAIGWNYWFNWAITVAAELVAAGIVMSFWLPDVPGWVWAGLFLAALTALNALSAKAFGEGEFWLALIKVVTVIAFLAAGVLMIFGVLGSQTDPLANWKEGKDVFHGGWLSIISVFMIAGFSFQGTELVGVAAGEAKDPRREVPKAIRRVFWRIMLFYIGAIFIIGCLIPFADPSLLASGEADVASSPFTLVFERAGIAFAAAAMNAVILTAILSAGNSGLYASTRMLYSMAHDGKAPKIFGKTNSRGVPVMALLATAAVGLFGFLTALVGQGAAYTWLLNVSGLCGFIVWVGIAASHYRFRRGYLAQGYSVKDLPYRAPFFPLGPIVAFLMLIAVIVGQNYQAVLAGHGLEVLSSYIGLPLFLGLWLGHRLVTKSKVVKLSEMDLTAPEDIEESAAVRSARTGVTN encoded by the coding sequence ATGCAGAGAACGACAATGACGTCGAGCAATCAATCTCCGTCAGGCAGTGCCGCTGTGAAAGATCCTGCGCCATTGGCCCAGAACCAGCTGAAGCGCGGCATGAGCAGCCGCCACCTTCAGATGATCGCCATCGGCGGTTCCATCGGCACAGGCCTGTTTGTCGCTTCGGGCGGAACTATTGCGCAGGCCGGACCAGGCGGCGCCTTGGTCGCTTACGCTGCAGTGGGCCTCATGGTCTACCTGCTGATGCAGTCGTTGGGGGAGATGACCGCCAAGATTCCAGTGGCCGGGTCCTTCCAAACCTTCGCCACCAGATTTGTCTCCCCGTCCTTCGGCTTTGCCATCGGATGGAACTACTGGTTCAACTGGGCCATCACCGTCGCCGCTGAACTCGTCGCCGCCGGCATCGTGATGAGCTTCTGGCTGCCGGATGTCCCCGGCTGGGTGTGGGCAGGACTCTTCCTCGCCGCATTGACCGCTCTGAACGCACTGTCCGCCAAAGCCTTTGGCGAAGGCGAATTCTGGTTGGCCCTGATCAAGGTAGTCACAGTGATTGCCTTCCTGGCTGCCGGCGTCCTGATGATCTTCGGCGTTCTCGGATCCCAGACTGATCCGCTCGCCAACTGGAAAGAAGGCAAAGACGTCTTCCACGGTGGATGGCTTTCCATCATTTCCGTATTCATGATTGCTGGGTTCTCCTTCCAAGGCACCGAGCTGGTCGGCGTGGCAGCCGGCGAAGCCAAGGATCCGCGCCGCGAAGTTCCCAAGGCGATCCGCCGGGTTTTCTGGCGCATCATGCTCTTCTACATTGGCGCCATCTTCATCATTGGCTGCCTGATCCCATTTGCTGATCCAAGCCTGCTGGCCAGCGGCGAAGCCGATGTGGCATCCTCGCCGTTCACCCTGGTCTTCGAGCGCGCTGGCATTGCCTTCGCAGCGGCTGCCATGAACGCGGTCATCCTCACCGCGATTCTCTCCGCTGGCAACTCTGGCCTCTACGCCTCCACCCGCATGCTCTACTCGATGGCCCATGATGGAAAGGCCCCGAAGATCTTCGGAAAGACCAACTCCCGCGGCGTGCCGGTCATGGCTTTGCTGGCCACCGCAGCGGTAGGGCTCTTCGGGTTCCTCACCGCATTGGTGGGCCAGGGTGCCGCGTATACCTGGCTGCTTAATGTCTCGGGCCTGTGCGGATTCATCGTCTGGGTGGGCATCGCTGCCTCGCACTATCGCTTCCGCCGTGGCTACCTGGCCCAGGGTTACAGCGTCAAAGATCTGCCGTACCGCGCGCCGTTCTTCCCGCTCGGTCCCATTGTGGCGTTCCTGATGCTCATCGCGGTCATTGTTGGCCAGAACTATCAGGCGGTCCTCGCCGGGCATGGCCTGGAAGTGCTTTCTTCCTACATCGGCTTGCCGCTGTTCCTTGGTTTGTGGCTGGGGCATCGACTGGTTACCAAGTCCAAGGTGGTCAAGCTTTCCGAGATGGACCTCACTGCTCCGGAAGATATCGAAGAGTCGGCGGCTGTGCGCTCTGCGCGAACCGGTGTGACGAACTAA
- a CDS encoding THUMP-like domain-containing protein, producing the protein MAQASNDSTLNEQFAALLSAEGWQLLSTIDPSMVSSKDAAWTLNEKLRKEGHDPQVVRAVIAQSELRYKARVKFGPFADSLIFTPAGLEQATRLTIAGLHAQRFTKAGATHVADLGCGIGTDSIALASAGLKVTAVEKDETTAAATTLNLMPFENATVVHGGAEETDLTGIDGVWLDPARRTDVSGSTRRLFDPEAFSPPLSFVEKLVDSGLDVGVKLGPGLPHEAIPANAESVWISDHGSVIEACLWFGKLKRENVVRAALVIDKDGAHELTSPVAAKDDPVAEVGELAAHIYEPDGAVIRSHLISSLLETTGGHLLDEHIAYFTHEEQISTPFARGYKVLAVHDYNVKKLRSWVKANGIGTLDIKKRGVDATPEELRKILLAGVPKSAKNRATLMLARIGEKRVAFEVSPH; encoded by the coding sequence ATGGCCCAGGCTTCAAACGACTCAACGCTCAACGAACAATTCGCTGCACTGCTTTCAGCAGAAGGCTGGCAATTGCTCTCCACCATCGATCCATCCATGGTCTCGTCCAAGGATGCAGCGTGGACGCTGAACGAAAAACTGCGCAAGGAGGGCCACGACCCCCAGGTCGTTCGTGCCGTGATTGCGCAGTCCGAGCTTCGATACAAAGCACGCGTGAAGTTTGGCCCCTTCGCGGATTCATTGATCTTCACCCCGGCAGGCCTGGAACAGGCAACCAGACTGACCATCGCGGGACTGCATGCACAGCGCTTCACCAAGGCCGGGGCCACCCACGTGGCTGACCTCGGGTGCGGCATTGGCACCGACTCCATTGCGTTGGCTAGCGCGGGCCTCAAGGTCACCGCGGTGGAGAAAGATGAAACCACCGCAGCAGCCACCACCTTGAACCTGATGCCATTTGAAAATGCCACGGTTGTCCACGGCGGTGCTGAGGAAACCGACCTCACCGGCATTGACGGCGTATGGCTGGACCCGGCCCGACGGACCGATGTCTCAGGAAGCACCCGCCGGCTCTTTGACCCGGAAGCCTTCTCCCCTCCCCTGTCTTTTGTTGAGAAGCTCGTGGACTCAGGCCTTGATGTCGGCGTGAAGCTGGGCCCGGGCCTGCCCCATGAAGCCATTCCCGCCAATGCCGAATCCGTATGGATTTCGGATCACGGCTCTGTCATTGAAGCCTGCCTGTGGTTCGGCAAGCTCAAGCGCGAGAATGTTGTTCGCGCAGCCTTGGTCATTGACAAGGACGGTGCCCACGAACTGACCAGCCCGGTAGCAGCCAAAGATGATCCGGTCGCAGAAGTCGGAGAGCTAGCAGCTCACATCTATGAACCTGATGGCGCGGTAATCCGTTCACACCTGATTTCAAGTCTTCTGGAGACCACCGGTGGCCATCTTTTAGATGAGCACATTGCGTACTTCACCCACGAAGAGCAGATCTCCACTCCCTTCGCCCGCGGCTACAAGGTCCTGGCGGTCCATGATTACAACGTGAAGAAGCTTCGCAGCTGGGTCAAGGCCAATGGCATTGGCACTTTGGACATCAAGAAGCGAGGTGTTGACGCCACTCCCGAGGAGCTGCGAAAGATCCTGCTGGCAGGCGTACCGAAGAGCGCCAAGAACCGGGCAACGTTGATGCTGGCACGTATTGGTGAAAAACGTGTGGCTTTTGAGGTGTCTCCCCACTAA
- a CDS encoding glutamate--cysteine ligase — MQKIEFAQSAQSTIGVEWEIALVNREDADLCSVAEKILDQLKDDAGLSHEDEHPTVKPELLMNTVEVVTGVHNTVASAAEELRTNVRMLNDVAGDHGVDLYSAGSHPFAAPTLQPVTDKDRYAKLIDRTQWWGRQMVIYGVHVHVGLDSRDKALPITDGLINYQPHFQALSASSPYWGGEDTGYASQRSLMFQQLPAAGIPFHFNSWSEYESHIADMLHTGVIDDVSEIRWDVRPVPRFGTVEMRICDGLSSLDDIAAITALTQCLVHDMSMSIEAGYKIPIMPAWFRVENKWRAARYGLDAIIILNAQGDEMLVTDHLRAEVKRLAPVAEQLGCSEELQGIIRLIESGAEYQRQRKVFAASGGDFQAVVRDNVARMKSV; from the coding sequence GTGCAAAAAATCGAGTTCGCCCAATCTGCCCAATCAACTATCGGCGTTGAATGGGAAATCGCCTTGGTCAATCGCGAAGATGCGGACTTGTGCTCGGTAGCTGAAAAAATACTTGATCAGCTCAAGGATGATGCGGGTCTCAGCCACGAGGATGAACACCCAACCGTCAAGCCCGAACTACTGATGAATACCGTTGAGGTCGTCACCGGAGTGCACAACACCGTTGCCAGCGCTGCCGAAGAGCTTCGCACCAACGTGCGCATGCTCAATGACGTTGCCGGTGATCACGGTGTAGACCTCTACTCCGCTGGCTCCCATCCGTTCGCGGCTCCTACCTTGCAGCCAGTGACCGATAAGGACCGCTACGCCAAGCTCATTGACCGCACCCAGTGGTGGGGCCGCCAGATGGTGATTTACGGCGTGCACGTTCACGTAGGTTTGGACAGCCGAGACAAGGCACTGCCAATCACCGACGGCCTGATCAACTACCAGCCGCACTTCCAAGCGCTGAGCGCCTCCAGCCCATACTGGGGCGGCGAAGACACCGGCTACGCATCACAGCGTTCGCTGATGTTCCAGCAGCTGCCGGCAGCTGGCATCCCTTTCCACTTCAATTCATGGTCTGAATACGAATCCCACATCGCAGACATGCTGCATACCGGCGTGATTGATGATGTTTCGGAAATCCGTTGGGATGTTCGCCCGGTGCCTCGTTTCGGCACCGTTGAAATGCGTATCTGCGATGGCTTGAGCTCGCTGGATGATATTGCCGCGATTACCGCCCTGACCCAGTGCCTGGTTCACGACATGTCCATGTCGATTGAAGCCGGCTACAAGATCCCGATCATGCCAGCCTGGTTCCGCGTTGAGAACAAGTGGCGTGCAGCCCGCTATGGCCTGGATGCCATCATCATCCTGAACGCCCAGGGTGATGAAATGCTGGTGACTGATCACCTGCGCGCCGAGGTCAAGCGCCTCGCCCCTGTCGCAGAACAGCTGGGCTGCTCCGAGGAGCTGCAGGGCATCATTCGCTTGATCGAATCCGGAGCCGAGTACCAGCGTCAACGCAAGGTCTTCGCCGCTTCGGGCGGAGATTTCCAGGCAGTAGTCCGCGATAACGTAGCGCGGATGAAGTCCGTCTAA
- a CDS encoding MarR family winged helix-turn-helix transcriptional regulator, with protein sequence MNDVHGASLDDIEAAFARLAPVVKGRMARNAKLFHPELRGAGFSVLRAVLLSAVRRPDEDLTVSKLVAGCHMDKSVVSRQLKDLKQWDLIQLERSQQDARVYLVSPTPMAMQRFQEIKESTRADYEDLFATWEPKDISDLASLLLRFSEQIEERFRD encoded by the coding sequence GTGAACGACGTCCACGGCGCATCGCTAGATGACATCGAGGCGGCCTTTGCCCGCCTGGCTCCCGTAGTCAAAGGACGCATGGCGCGCAACGCCAAGCTGTTCCATCCAGAACTGCGTGGAGCCGGATTCTCGGTGCTACGCGCAGTCCTGCTCAGTGCCGTACGCAGGCCTGATGAGGATCTGACGGTTTCTAAATTGGTTGCCGGATGTCATATGGATAAGTCCGTAGTATCCCGCCAGCTCAAAGATCTCAAGCAGTGGGATCTTATCCAGCTGGAGCGTTCGCAGCAGGATGCGCGGGTCTATCTGGTTAGCCCCACACCGATGGCTATGCAGAGGTTCCAGGAAATCAAAGAATCAACTCGTGCTGATTACGAAGACCTGTTTGCCACATGGGAACCGAAAGACATCTCGGACCTCGCGTCCCTTCTCCTGCGTTTCTCAGAGCAGATAGAAGAGCGCTTCCGCGACTAG